The region CCGGATAATGGCGTGTAACGTCCATTACCCAGCGCTGAATCGCCGCTTCTTTTCGCCGGTTACCATCAATCAGCAGCGTCACGCCACCGGCTGGCTGCCGTTCAGCGTATACAAAATCCATAATCTCTTTATCAGGTGTCATCATGGCCTCAGAAGGAGAGTTCAGAATCGTCGTTGAGGCGCACAAGCGTGGACGTCACCTCAGTGACACGCTTTGTGGTGCCCGGGATTTGATCCCCTTTCACCACCTCTGTCACACCCCCGTCGGGGAGCACAATACGGGCACGTAGCTGATTACCACGTCCGTAAATCTCCTGAAGCCGCACGCTGCCGGCGCGCTTCTCCGCGCCAGCTGACACGGTCTGCTGTGAGGGGGCAGGCTGCGCCATCAGTGGCATGGCAGGCTGAGCGGCAGTGGCCAGATAATTCCTGTCGGTACTCTGCCCGGACTGGCTTTCACGCAGCTGCTGCTCGAGACGGGCTGTCTGAACTTTC is a window of Pantoea rwandensis DNA encoding:
- the pilP gene encoding type IV pilus biogenesis protein PilP, giving the protein MRRINPAGMNLLLAVLLCGTTLPALASDSLPPNVTLGELEAAQARNLILEQKVQTARLEQQLRESQSGQSTDRNYLATAAQPAMPLMAQPAPSQQTVSAGAEKRAGSVRLQEIYGRGNQLRARIVLPDGGVTEVVKGDQIPGTTKRVTEVTSTLVRLNDDSELSF